A window of the Synechococcus sp. M16.1 genome harbors these coding sequences:
- a CDS encoding 7-carboxy-7-deazaguanine synthase QueE, whose amino-acid sequence MADSQRLPVVETFHSLQGEGHHAGRSAFFIRLAGCTVGCPWCDTKHSWPAQGHPEQPINALADAAQIAAKAGASFVVITGGEPLHHDLQPLTQALDARCGLPLHLETSGVDPLSGRFDWITLSPKRHRPPRQELLQACHELKVVVHGPEDISFAAAMASKCEDDTERLLQPGWESSIGEALAVEHVRQHTQWRLSLQSHKWLGIR is encoded by the coding sequence ATGGCTGACTCCCAGCGTCTCCCGGTGGTGGAAACATTCCATTCCCTGCAGGGAGAGGGCCACCATGCCGGACGCAGTGCATTTTTCATTCGGCTCGCGGGCTGCACCGTGGGCTGTCCCTGGTGCGACACCAAGCACTCATGGCCGGCCCAAGGGCACCCTGAGCAACCCATCAATGCCTTGGCTGATGCCGCCCAGATAGCTGCTAAAGCCGGAGCCAGCTTCGTTGTGATCACCGGTGGGGAACCGTTGCATCACGATCTGCAGCCCCTCACCCAGGCCCTCGATGCGCGATGCGGTCTCCCCCTGCATCTGGAAACCAGCGGGGTGGATCCACTCAGCGGACGCTTCGATTGGATCACCCTCTCGCCAAAACGCCACCGCCCCCCACGGCAAGAGCTGTTGCAGGCCTGCCATGAGCTGAAAGTTGTGGTTCATGGCCCGGAAGACATCAGCTTCGCTGCAGCCATGGCATCCAAGTGCGAGGACGACACAGAGCGGCTGCTGCAGCCGGGCTGGGAGAGCAGCATCGGAGAAGCCCTGGCTGTGGAGCATGTGCGTCAACACACCCAATGGCGTCTCAGCCTGCAAAGCCACAAATGGCTTGGAATCCGCTGA
- a CDS encoding NAD(P)-dependent oxidoreductase, producing the protein MTSVAVLGTGLLGTAIATRLLEQGLNVHVWNRDPSRIVSLVEKGATAIDDLGQAAKNNSILITVLRDGAATASVIGTIGDLQSSTVIPMGTMGVEESRKLATQVADQGGQYLEAPVLGSKPQALNGSLLVMAGGEEHVFEEQRPLLSHLCQEPQLVGPVGSGAATKLALNQLIASLTHSFSLSLQLIQRAGVPVETFMAILRPSALYAPTFDKKLQRMLDHSYADPNFSTALLRKDLRLFLEEATTTGLQDQGLSGLLSLLEQAKGTELDEQDYCALHELTVLR; encoded by the coding sequence ATGACCTCAGTGGCCGTTCTGGGCACAGGCCTCCTCGGAACGGCGATCGCAACGCGATTGCTGGAGCAGGGTCTCAACGTCCACGTCTGGAATCGCGACCCCTCCCGCATCGTCTCCCTCGTGGAGAAGGGTGCAACAGCGATCGACGATCTGGGGCAAGCCGCGAAAAACAACAGCATCTTGATCACCGTCTTGCGTGACGGGGCAGCAACGGCATCCGTGATCGGCACGATTGGGGATCTGCAGAGCTCAACGGTGATCCCGATGGGGACCATGGGAGTTGAGGAAAGTCGCAAGCTCGCCACACAGGTTGCGGACCAGGGAGGGCAGTATCTGGAAGCCCCGGTGCTCGGCAGCAAACCACAGGCACTGAACGGATCGCTGCTGGTGATGGCCGGCGGCGAAGAGCATGTCTTCGAAGAACAACGGCCACTCCTCTCTCATCTCTGCCAGGAGCCCCAGCTCGTGGGCCCCGTTGGCAGCGGCGCTGCCACCAAGCTGGCCCTCAATCAGTTGATCGCCAGCCTCACCCACAGCTTCTCCCTCTCCCTGCAACTGATTCAGCGGGCCGGCGTTCCTGTGGAAACGTTCATGGCCATCCTGCGGCCGTCAGCGCTCTACGCCCCCACCTTCGACAAGAAGCTGCAACGGATGCTGGATCACAGCTACGCCGATCCCAACTTCAGCACCGCCCTGCTGCGCAAAGACCTACGCCTGTTCCTGGAGGAGGCGACAACGACTGGGCTCCAGGATCAGGGGTTGAGCGGTTTGCTGTCCCTGCTTGAACAAGCCAAGGGCACCGAGCTGGATGAGCAGGACTACTGCGCCCTGCACGAACTCACGGTTCTGAGATGA